Genomic DNA from Peribacillus simplex NBRC 15720 = DSM 1321:
GCCCTATTATGAAGCGGCACTCAAATTAGGTCTGCCGGAGGAGGATGCAAAAGGGGCCTACCTAGGGTTGGGGAGCACATATCGCACCATAGGGGAGTATGAAAAGTCTAGACAGACATTGGAATCTGGGCTGGCGAAGTTTCCTGAGGATAAGGCTTTATTGGTATTCAGGGCCATGGCATTTTATAATTTGGGCATACATGATCTTGCAATGGAATCTCTATTGAAGATAATTGCCGAAACCTCTAAGGATCGAGAAATACAATCTTATGCGAAGGCCATAGAATTTTATAGTGATAAACTGGATAAAGTTTTCACATAATAGTGGTCATCCCCAAACTATCCACAAAGCCTGTATAAAACAAGTCATTCTTACATATCCGAAATGAATTTATCAACAAAAATGACGGAAAATTTCTTACATTTAGCACTTTTCGGATAAATGAATGTGGATAACCTCGGATTGTGGATAACTCTCCCGTGTTATTCACTACTTTTCCACAGGTAATCCACATATTCACCTTTATATGATAAAAAACACTGGCGATTAAGTCTTCAGGAATTTTTTATTATAATGACTTAAGGTTAAAAGGGGATAAATATAGCGATAGCTATGATAATGGATATACAAAAAATCTGCCATTCCCTGGCCTGCAGGATAATCATTGGTCCAGCTTTCTTGTTGACCTGCACGGATGAGATAGGCAATGCCTTTTTCTATTTCGGCTGTCGGCCTATCAGATGCCGATATCAACGCATCCACAGCCCAAGCTGTATGTGTCAGTGTACTTGCTCCGAGGGGGATATATCGTTGCTTGATATCACTGTAACAAGATTCACCCCAGCCACCATCTTTATTTTGAATTTTCTTCAACCAAGTTAAGGCTTTTTGGATGGATGGATGTCCAGTGGCTTGCCCTGCTGCCTTCATGCCGGTCAGTGCAGCCCATGTGCCATATAGATAGCAGATGCCCCAGCGCCCGTACCAGGAGCCATCACGCTTCTGGTCCTCCAATAGCCACTCCACCGCTCTTTTACTAACTTCTTCCGGCTTCTTCATATTTGTATAGTTCCCCAGGAATTCAAGCGTTCTTCCTGTCAAATCAGCGGTAGAAGGGTCAGTCAGGAGATATTTCGAACCCTCTATAGGGAGAAGGTGCAGCCATTGATGGTCGTTATTCCGTTCGAAGGCTGGAAATCCACCATCATCATTTTGCATGGATATCGTGAAGGAGACACCGCGCTGCCAGCTGTCCCAAATATCCGGTTTTGCTTGCAATTGCTTAGCTAGCGCCCGCAGTGAGGCAGTCGTATCATCGACATCCGGATTCATGGTATTGAAATCCGAGAACCCCCAGCCGCCTGGAATCGCGTTAGGATT
This window encodes:
- a CDS encoding tetratricopeptide repeat protein, with protein sequence MGNLEMALSLRGKKEFEKSNRLLMDLAKQNPMDAVIQYRCAWSLDILGHEVKAVPYYEAALKLGLPEEDAKGAYLGLGSTYRTIGEYEKSRQTLESGLAKFPEDKALLVFRAMAFYNLGIHDLAMESLLKIIAETSKDREIQSYAKAIEFYSDKLDKVFT